A region of the Edaphobacter lichenicola genome:
TTCTCCAGCAGCACGCGGTTCTTCAGTGTCTGGTGCCAGCGTCGTTGCATTGGGTTCGATGCGGCGAGGGTACCTTCTCATGCGTCTGGCCGAGGATTAAGGCGGCGCTTGCTAAGGAGGATGAGTTCATTTCCAAGGCTGCGCAAGCGGAGAGAAACCAAACACGACCGTCTATCGCTATCCAGGTCAGAATCATGACTTCTCTCGGCATAATGGAACACACACTACAACGCCGCTGCGGCAGCCCTTGCCAACGGGACGGACACGGGAGTTCCTGCATCAATATCTATGGTGACCTTCGGTCGCCGTAGATGCATTTCACCGTCTGGAGCAAGTGACCTTCTCAGTCAGCAAGCGAGGCGACATGTACCTGCGCAAGATCCTCATCCATGGCACACGAGCGGCCGTCGTGCGCATCAAGCGAGACCGGGCACCCATCTGAGCCTGTCTCGATGCATTCGATTCAAGAGCTTCCCCTTGCTGTCGCGCTGCGGACCATACATTCACGGGACGAATCGTTCGATTAAAGACTGCGAAGGGCCGTCATGAAGTTTTCGATCTTGCGGGTCGACGACGCTTTGCCGGATTTGAGGTTGCGCTCAATGCACAACCCAGAAAAAAAGGACAGGACCATCTCCGCAATTGCGGAAGGAGCCATCTTGGGTTTTTCGACTTCGATATTCATGGCGAGGAGGCGCTGCACTAGCGCCAGATTGTCGTTCACGACCCCATACGCCTCATTCGGAAGGATAGCCAGCTCTCGCATGGAGTTGATAGAAAAGCACCCCTGCTGTTCCCCCTTGTTGAGAGGCCCGTTCTTGAGAAAACTTTCGACATTATTCCAGCCGAGAGGCTCCTTAGTGAGAAGCCCCCTCTTTCCCTGGCTCTCAATGTAGTACCGAAGGCACGCCACAAAAAGATCTTCCTTGTTTCGGAACTCCGTATACAGCCCTGACTTGTTCACGCCTGTGGCTCGTTCCAGGTCCTGCAGGCTTGTGTCCGCGAACCCGTGCTTCCAGAAGACAGGCATTGCCCTCTGCAGCACTTCCTCTCGGCTAAAGTTCTTCGGACGCCCCATCTATATATTATCCGATAAAGAACCAAATAGTTCAATATCTCTGCATCCTCGGAGCATCTCCGTCATCAGTATAGAACTGAGTGGTTCACAATCTTCTGATCGGGCAGTGTCGTAGTCAGTTGAATCAGTGGCGTGGTGAATCTTTCCTCGGAAAGCAAAGGAGATCTATGTCTACGTTGGCAAACAAAGTGGCACTCGTTACCGGCGGGTCCCGAGGCATTGGCGCAGCGATTGCAAAGCGTCTGGCTGCAGATGGAGCAAGCGTGGTCATCACATACGCGAAGGACGCAGGCGCGGCTTCCGCCGTGGTCAAAGCGATTGAACTTGGTGGCGGAAAAGCGATCGCGATCCAGGCGGATGCAGCCGACGTTAAAGCCGTCAAGAGTGCTGTCGAGAAGGCCGTTGCGACTTTCGGCCAGCTGGATGTGCTGGTGAACAATGCCGGCACGGCCATTCCGAAGCCGTTTGAGGAGACGACGCAGGAGGAGATGGATCGCGTGATCGACATTAACATCCGCGGCGTATTCGCCACCACACAGGCGGCGCTGAAGCACATGAAGGACGGTGGCCGCATCATCATGATCGGATCGGCGGTGGGAGAGCGTGCCGTTGCGCCCGGACTCGTGCCCTACGCCGCCACGAAGGGAGCCGTCAAGATGTTCACGCAGGCGTTATCCAGAGAGGTCGGGAGCCGGGGCATCACGGTCAACAACGTCCAGCCGGGTCCGATCGACACGGATCTGAATCCAGCCTCGGGCGATTGGGCGGTACCGCAGAAGGCAGCCACAGCACTCAATCGCTATGGGCACGTTGAGGAGATCGCCGCAATGGTGGCGTTCGTCGCCGGTCCTGAATCCCCATACATCACCGGGGCGAATCTGACCGTGGATGGCGGAATGAATGCCTGAGACAGTGCATCTGCAAGGTTATTGGCCGAAAAAACAATCCATCCGCGATGTGAAAGGGCGAGAGAGAGGGCAATGACCACACTTGAAAATAAGACAGCGCTTGTGACTGGCGCATCGAGAGGAATTGGCCGCGCAACGGCGTTGGCGCTTGCTGAGGCTGGGGCGCACGTCCTGGTTCATTATGGCCGGTCAAAACAGGAAGCAGAGTCTCTGGTTGCCGAAATCCAGAGGAAAGGCGGACACGCAGATGCAATCTCAGCGGACCTGGGAACCCCGGACGGTGCCGCACTGCTCGCCAAACAGGTGCACTCCATTATCGGCGATCGATTGGATGTGCTTGTGCTCAACGCTGGAATCAGCAAGTCGGCGCGCATCGCAGATTACACGGTAGAGGATTTTGACAACCTCTTTGCCGCAAACGTCCGAGGCCCGTTCTTCCTGGTGCAGCAACTACTGCCCGTTCTAGGTGAGGGTTCAAGTATTGTTGCTATCTCCTCTGCGGTAGCTCGTACAGTGGTTGGCAAACCCGGCATGGAAAATCCGTCGATTCTTGCTTACGCCTCTACGAAAGGGGCACTTGAGACTCTGGTCAAGAACTGGGCAGCTATTCTAGGGCCGCGCGGCATACGCGTTAACGCTGTCGCTCCTGGCGTCATCGATACGGATATGTCGAATTTTACGAAGACGGAAGCAGGCCGCGAGGTCACGCTTGGAATGCAGGCATTGAAGCGAATCGGCAAGCCAGAGGATATTGCAGACGCAGTCGCTTTTATGGCATCCGACGGGGCGCGCTGGATCACGGGTGCCAGTATTCCCGTCGATGGCGGTTCGAAGCTTTAACTGGCAACGTGAGGAACGTAATGGATACAAAGTCGAGCAAAGGCAAAGAGGTCAAGATTCCTAGCCCGGATCATCCCATCACGATTTCACAAGCTGCCGGCAAGGTCCGCGTAACAGTCGCTGGACAGACAGTGGCTGAATCGACACGAGCTCTTCGACTGGAGGAGAAGGGATATCCACCCGTCTACTACGTGCCGCGAAGCGATGCGGATATGTCATTGCTCGTTCGAACAACGCATTACACCTACTGTCCGTACAAGGGTGACTGTACGTACTACAGCATTCCCATCGGCGGAACGAAATCGGAATATGCCGTTTGGACGTACGAAAAACCTTATGAGGCAGTCGTCAGCATTAAAGATCATCTGGCGTTCTATCCCACGCGGGTCGATGCAATCGAAGTGATTTCTCAAACACGTCCAATCGATCTATGCAGGAGTTCATGTGATGTCGAACCAGCGCTTTTCATACCATATCGAATGGGAGACCTCGATCTTCCTAACCGCATTGTCATGGCGCCTCTCACTCGGATGCGTGCGCAATCGCATGATCATGTGCCGACGGCCCTGCAGGCAGAGTATTACGCGCAACCTGCTTCCGCCGGACTGATCATCGTAGAGGCCACCGCGATTAGCCCGGAAGGTTTTGGCTGAGCCGATACGCCAGGACTGTGGACGGAGGAGCAGTTCCGCCGCGGATGGCGACGCGTTACGGATGCCGTCCATGCAGCCGGCGGCCGCATCATTGCACAACTCTGGCACACCGGGGCGATCTCACATCCAGAACTACTGGTCGGCGCGCAGCCCGTCTCCGCATCGAACGTCGATCCAGGCCAGATCTCGGTGACGCGGACGGGACGGAAGCCGACCGTAACACCCGGCCTCTGACGAAGCAGGAGATTCAAGCGGACTTCGCGCGAGCTGCGCGAAACGCGCTGGACGCCGGCTTCGATGGTGTCCAGATCCTTGCGAACTATCTCTATCTGATCTCGCGGTTTCTGAATGCCACCACCAATCTGCGCAAAGACGAGTACGGCGGAAGCCTGGAAAGTCGGTTGCGTTTTCTTTTCGAGATTGTCGAGTCGGTCATGGGTGAGGTCGAAGCACAACAGGTTGGAGTCAAGATCAGCCCCATGCACGAAGGCGGTGCATCAGGCCAACGACGAGACCCTGCCAGTCACCGAATACGCAATTCAGAAGCATACGCCGCGCTGGTGCTCGAGACTACAACCTGTGAGGCGCCTGGAGAGGCGGTGGTTTAGGCAGCAAGGACTGCATTTCAGATCGCAGGCGCAGCTCTGTCTTTGAGATTCAGGCGATGCAGGGCAAATTGACCTTTGCGAATACGGTGGAGCAGTTCGACGCCGGTGATTGTGATGGCGGCGTAGTCGAAGTTCTTGAAGCCGAGCATGGGCCTGGTTCGGGACTTGATACCCCGATAATCCTGTTCGATCAGATTGTTCAAGTATTTCGACGATCGCAGTTTGGTCCGCTTCCATGCCTCGTCTTCGTTTGGAATTTCACGCACTGCTCGATGCGAAGCGGCATAGCCGTCAAGCGTGATGCTGACAGGTGCGCGCAGCTGCGTGCGAAGCGCTTTGCGGAAAAAGGCCTTGGCCGCTGCTACATCCCGCTTCGGACTCAGTCGGAAGTCGACGATGTTGCCATCCCGGTCGACGGCGCGATACAGGTAGACCCAACGGCCACGGACCTTCAGATACGTCTCGTCAACACGCCACGAGCGACCGCTCCTGCGTGCATAGCCATTCCAGCGCTTCTCGAACTCCGGAACATATCTCTGTACCCAGCGCATGATCGTGGTATGCGCAATATCCAACCCGCGTTCGGCCATCATCGCGACTAGATCACGGAGGCTGAGTTTGTAGCGGAGATACCAGCGCACGCACAAGACGATGATCTCGCGATCAAAATGTCGCCCCGCAAATAGCTCCTTCATCCCCTTCAGCTCGCCCATCTACCGGTCCTCGATGCCTCAATCCACTACTCTAATCGGTTCCAGCATGCTGTTTGCACCAGAGCCGCTGAGACTAACCCGAATCGCGTCCCCGTTTCATTGACAGTGGTGTCGCTGACTGAGATCAGCACCCGACCGCACTCGCCTTGTCAGTTCTGACCTTGAGCACTCCGCCGGTCTCCTTCATCGCCTCGATACCATTCAGCATGAGGTTCATCAGTACCTGCTGCAGTCGCACCCGTCCCCGTGATTTTGGGGAGATCGGCGGTCTGGTCCGTACGAATCGAAACGGCATACTTGTTGGCTTCGCTCCGCAGCAGCAGGACCATTTTGCTGATGATTTCGCCCACGTCGGCCGGCTCTCGCTGTGGAGGCGTCTTCTTATACAACGACTGCAAACCTGTCTTACGCCGGTCGTAGAGGCGGGTCGTAGAAACGTTAGCATGCCCCAACCACTCCTGCACCTTGGCTACGTCCGGACCATTGGCAAGCGTCTTCGTCGCGGACGTTGCCGCATTGAATGGACGCAGGTGCCAACGCCTCTGCGCTGATGCCCGTTTCCTTCGCATACTTGATGACGACGTTCCGATAGACCGATCCGATCGAGATGCCGCGCCAGCGTGCCGGTTCATGTTCCGAGGGATCTACAAACTGCGCTAACTTTCCTTTCTGAAGCGCTCCCAGAAACGAATTCACGTTTCACAAACAAAAGGCGGGATTGTCCCTAAATTCCGACCACATCGTTCTCACCCTCTGCGGAGGATTTTAATCAGGAAGCAATCCATGACAAAAGCAAAAGAAGGGCGAGCAGCCAGCTATACGCAACGGGCAGTAGATCTCCAGGCTCAATACAATGCATTGGAGGTTGCGCGACGAAAACTCGCACGCAGGACAGGGCGGCGGCTCATCAAAGAGGAAGGTTCCATTGCGAAGGCAATTGCCACTCTCACAAACCCGGTCGTTGCCCAAGAAACGCGCACCGTTCCGCTTGTCGTCGGTCTAACTCGAGCCCAAGCGCGAGAAGAGGCGTTCAAATACATTTCCAGACGCTGGTCTACACTCACGCCGCCTTGCCCCTCCTGTCGGATGGGAAACGGCTTTCCAAAACGTTCCTGGCCCACTCGGGAATGGGCTGAGGAGGTTTGGGGAAGATAGCACGATGTCAACATATTGCGTTCTACGCGTGTCCCGTGCAGCCAGGCTTCTGGCATCTCGGCCACCACAGCAGGAAAACCCAAAGGCATAAGCAGCTACGGTCGAGCGTCGAGCTAACCCGACCCGAGATCGAGGAGGGCCGTGACAATCAATCACAAATCCGCGACGAGCAGTCGAACGTTGCCGAACAGAAGAGTTTGCAAGGAGGGTTTTTGACTGAAAATGTAATCGATAATCTGAACGGCCTGAACGAGATCAACCAGTTTGACGACTGGAGCGTGCGTCCGATCGCCCGTAAGTTGGGAATCCCAACCTCCTCGTCACCTTTCAGGTGATGCGAAGGACGTTGGGTACGGATGCAGAAACATGGACGTTGAAAGACGCTCAGGTCATATTGCGGCATGCCAGCATCTCGACAACCGGTGACGTGTATGTCCAGACGATTGAGCAGAGTGTTCTGCAAGCTGTGAACTCGCGCACGGCTGCAGTGCTCGAGGGCTGGACGGTACCGGTTGAGAGTATGGGTGTCGCAGGGCGGAACTTGAGAGGCATCGCAGCAAATTCGGTGAAGTTCGGCGAAGTCGAGAGAGGAGAACGCTGTAAGTAATTGATTTTATGGCTCCTGAGGTAGGACTCGAACCTACAACCCTTCGGTTAACAGCCGAATGCTCTGCCATTGAGCTACTCAGGAACATCTTTGGAGTGCGAGAAAACTCCCGCGCCTCTTCAGTTATAACAAATCGGGGTGGAGGGGTCAAAAGCTACCTTGATGGCGGTGTCGACAGAGCGTCAACATAGTGGCATCGAGCGTTTATAGCGGAGAGAGCTTGTGGAGTTGATCGGCACGTTGGACTGTTCCACTACTTTAACCCACTTCAGCGATTAGCCTCGCAATTTGCGAGTGTGGAGGAACCGCAACAGGCGGCGTAGTCGTTGCTGCCGCGTCTGCTTACGGGTAGAGCAGAACTGCGATGTTGTAGGCAGTGAAGGGGCCGTTGCGGTTTACGGAGCAGGCCCCGACTACGGCCTGGTGGTATTTGCCGGAGGCCAGTTTGCTTTTGAGCTGGCTGGGAATCTCGTTCAAACTTCCGGCGGTGTAGCGCATGATGTACCAGGGTTGGCGAGAACCCGCGTAACCAGAGGACATTGTGCAGGTTTGACGGGCCTCTGCGGTGGTTTCGGCGACGCGCATTCCTGACTGTGCGATCACGCTGGCGACGGTGCGCTCCTGCTGGTTAAGCGACAGGGTTTGAACGGTGCTGGCGAAGTCTTCTACTGCGTAGAGCTGGTGATCGCGGGTGACGATGGCGATTCCTATGGAGTCTACGTTGGGATCTAGAAGATTGGCGCGGTGGCCGGGCGAGTGCATCCAGAGATTGTGGATGATGACGGAGGTGGGGGCTTCGGCTACGTTTTCTGTGATGAGGCTGAAGTGTGCGCCAGCATTGGCTCCGCGGGCCGCGAGTGCGGGTTCGCCGTCGAACTGGTGGGAGATTTCGGCGTGGTCGGCCATCTCGCGGGCGTGGACCTGGGAGGCCTCGGCGAGGACGGGGTCGAAGCGAAGTGGCTGAAGTCCTTGATTGATGCGATCCTGGTTGGCGGCGGCGAGGAGGTATTGCTCGGCTACGGTGAGATTTGCTGAGGATTCGAAGGTCTGGGCCGGGAGGAGGTGCGCCGCCGAGAGCAGCAGGGTGGCCAGCGCGAAGTGGCGGAGGCGAGATTTCTGCAATGAAATCATAGACTTGACGCACGCTGCTGGGGAGGCTGGCATGAAGGTCATTCTAGGTTTGGGGTGCCGCTCTAGGTAATACAACTTTCTGGTCAGCATTCGAGGTTCTCTGCTGTGTCTATCGGTTGGGATGCGGGGAGGGTGAGGAAACGACGCTTGAAGTTGCAAACTTTAGTACTAAAAAACTTCAGCAGGGAAAACCTCACTTTTGCAGGGGGTTTTGCAGATTTCGACTGTTTTACGGTGGTGAAATCGTGGTGAAGTTGTGGTGGATTGCGTGGTAGATGTGGTGTTTTGGACGTGTGTTTTGCGGCGTCGGAAAACACGCCATGCTTTTCAAGTTTATTTTCAACTTGTTAGCCGGAGGGGTGTCTTTTTGGGATTGGAATCAGGGTAGTCAGGGGACGGCACCGGCAAACAGCAGGTTTCTCCATTGCACGGGACAAAAGACCGTCCCGCACCGGTCGAAAAGACAGATCTTCGGTCGTACTTTGTGTCGGTACCGCTCGGGGTCTGGGGGTTTGAAGTATTGGCGTATTCTGCATATGGAATGGCGTGTCCTGCGTAGCGTCGAATCGTTGGCCGGTTTACCTTTGAACCCATGTACAACGCAAAAGCATTCTCTGCTGCAAGTGCGACATCGCCGCTCGCCCCCACCACGATCGCGCGGCGCGATCCAACCGAAACCGATGTGCGGATTGAGATTCTCTTCTGCGGGATCTGTCACTCCGATCTTCATCAGGTTCGCAACGAGTGGAGCGGCGTTATGCCGACTGTCTACCCCTGCGTGCCGGGTCATGAGATCGTCGGCCGCGTTACCAAGACTGGTTCGGCGGTCACGAAGTTCAAGGTGGGCGATCTTGCCGCGGTCGGCTGCATGGTCGACTCCGACGGGACCTGCCCGGATTGCCGCGAGGGCTTCGAGCAGTTTTGCCCGAACATGACCCTTACCTATAACTTTCCCGACAAGCACACGGGTGGTGTGACCTATGGCGGCTACTCGGACAGCGTGGTGGTGGATCAGCGCTTCGTGCTCAAGGTTCCTTCGAACCTCAATTTGGCCGGAGTCGCGCCTCTGCTCTGCGCGGGCATTACGACCTATTCGCCTCTGCACCACTGGGGCGTGACCAAGGGCAAGAAGGTCGGGATCGTGGGGCTTGGCGGACTAGGCCACATGGGGGTGAAGTTTGCGCACGCGCTGGGAGCGCATGTTGTGCTGTTTACGACGTCGCCGGGCAAGAAGGATGATGCGATCCGCCTAGGCGCGGATGAGGTTGTCGTCTCGCGGAATGCCGATGAGATGGCCAAGCACGCGGGCAGCTTCGACTTTATCCTCGACGCGGTCTCGGCGGACCACGACATCAACGCGTTGCTTGGGCTGCTTCGCCGCGACGGCAACCTGTGCCTGGTCGGCGCTCCGGAGAAGCCACTTGCTGTGTCTGCCTTCAACCTGCTGTTTGGACGCCGCAGCCTCTCGGGTTCGCCGATTGGCGGAATCGCCGAGACCCAGGAGATGCTGGACTTCTGCGGCAAACACAACATCACTGCCGATGTGGAGGTGATTCCGATTCAGAAGGTCAACGAGGCTTATGAAAGACTGCTGAAGTCGGACGTGAAGTATCGCTTCTCGATCGACATGGCCTCCTTGAAATCATAACCATGAGCAAACGCTTTCGGATTCCCGGCCGGCTGGCAACACGTTTACACGAGTTGGGAGTCGGTGCGTCTGCGGTGCTTCAGAGTGCGGGATTGGCTCCGGGGCTACTCGATCAACCGCGCATCGTCGTAACGACCGAAGAGCTGTTCGCCTTGTGGCGGGGAGTGGGCGTGAATAGCCCGAACCCCGCCATTGGCCTCGAACTTGGCACCGAGACCAAGGCGGAACACTTCGATCCGATTGCGCTTGCGGCTCTCTCTACGGCCAGCTTCGGCGAAGCTATGGAGCAGATGGCCCGCTACAAACAACTCTCGTGTCCTGAGGAGATCATCCACGAGATGGATGACAGCGAGTGGAGCATTCAGTTTCGCTGGCTGCTCGCCGATAGCGTTGAGCCTGCGGTGCTCACCGATCTCTGTTTTGCGTGGGTGCTGTGCATTGCGCGGCATGGGACTGGGACTCGGATCTCTCCGCTGCGGCTTGAGCTTGCGCGCCAGCCGACGCATGCAAAGATCTTTGAGCGGCACTTCGGCTGTCCGATTGTGTTTGGCGCTGTTCGTAATGCGATCATCTTCCGTAGCTCGGATGCGGCTCTGCCGTTTGTGACGAGCAATGCCGAGCTTTTGGCTATGCTTGCACCGCAGTTTGATGAAGAGTTGAAGCAGCATAAGGGCGAGGAGAGTTTCCCTGAGAGGGTCCGGGCTGCGATCCAGAGAAAGCTTGCTGGGAGACGGCCGAAGATGCAGGAGATCGCGCGCGAACTGCACATCAGCTCGCGCACGTTGCAGCGACGGTTGCAGGATGCGGGGTATAGCTTTCAGCAGGTTCTTGAGGAGGCTCGGCATCAGCTGGCGCGGCACTATCTTAATAACTCTCTGCTTGAGCTGAATGAGACTGCTTATCTTCTGGGGTATGAGGACTCGAACTCTTTTGTGCGGGCTTTTCGGATGTGGGAGGGAACTCCTCCTGCGCATTGGCGGGGGGCGCAGAGGGAGAAGGTCCTGCCGGACGGGCGCCCTGCGCGGGCGGCGGTCACTTCGTGACTTGTGTACCGCTTCGCTTGGTGCTCCCGTTGGTCGCAGGTTAGATCGTGCCGACCAGCGGGAGGCCCTTTGTTGATGACGGTGACACGACCGGTATACCCGTCACGAAGTGACCGCGCTCCGCGCAGGAGGCCCGTCCGGCAGGACAACTTCGTTGCGGCGGCCTCGCTGGAGACGATGCAGATAGAGATAGATGACAGGGGTGACGTAGAGGGTGAGGGACTGTGAGAGCAGAAGTCCGCCGACGACTGCGATACCGAGAGGACGACGCGCTTCTCCCCCGATGCCCTGACCCCATGCAATAGGAGCCGCACCCAGCAGTGCCGCCATCGTGGTCATCATGATGGGACGGAAGCGCTGAAGACAGCCTTGATAGATAGCCTGCTCAGGCGGGAGTGCGTGGTTGCGCTCGGCGTCGAGAGCGAAGTCGACGATCATGATGGCGTTCTTTTTGACGATGCCGATGAGCAGGATGATGCCGAGGAAGGAGTAGAGGTTGAGATCCTGGCCAAAGATGAGCAGCGTGAGGAGTGCGCCGATGGCCGCGGCGGCCAGGCCGGAGAGGATGGTGATGGGGTGGATGAAGCTCTCGTAGAGAACGCCCAGGACGAGATAGATGACCATGACGGCGATGATGAGCAGGAGGCCGAGGCCTTTGAGGGAGCTCTGAAACTGCGCGGCTGTGCCCTGGAAGGTGAAGTTCATGCTGGCGGGGAGGCCCATCTGCGTGGCGGCGCGCAGCACGGCGCGGGTGGCGGCGTCGAGCGAGATGCCGGGCTTGAGATCGAAGTGAAAGGTGACGGCGGGAAACTGGCCGAGGTGATTGACGGTGAGAGGCGCGACGGTCTGGCTGAGCGTGGTTAGGGCGGAGAGGGGGACGAGGTGATTGGTGGTGGATGCGAGATAGATGCTGCCCATTGCTTGCGGGTCGCGTTGATACTCGCGGGCGACTTCGAGGATGACGTCGTACTGCTGGGAGGCGACGGTGATGGTGTTGGCGCGGCGATTTCCGTAGGCGTCGTAGAGGGTGTTGGCGATCTTTTCGGGGTCGATGTTGAGGGACATGGCGAGGTCGCGGCGGATGTCGACGTTGACGCGGGGGGCGCTCATCTGGAGGTCGGTGGAGACGTTGGTGAGTTCGGGAAGGGAGTCGAGTTTGTCTTTGAGGCGCGGCGCCCAACGGTAGAGCTCGTCTGCGTCAGGGCTTTGGAGGGCGGCGGAGTATTGGGATCGGGATTCGGTCTGGCCGAGGTCGACGAAGTCCGGCTGGCGGAGGTAGACCTTGAGGCCGGGGATGCGGTCGAGCTTCTTCTGAAGGTCGGCGATGATGGTTTTGACGTTGGGGCGGTGGCGGTCTCGACGGAGATTGATCCAGAGCCAGCCTTCGTTCTGGGCGTAGATGCCGGAGAGGTTGCTGTCCATCCATGGAATTGCTGCTAGCGCTTTGTTGACTTGCTCGGCGTTGGAGATCGTCTGGGCGAAGGAGCTGTCCTGCGGGGCTTCGATGTGTCCGGAGATGCCGCCGGTGTCGACGGCTGGCATGAAGCTTTTGGGGACGATGGCGAAGAGGATGGCGGTGATGGCTGTCATCGCGATGCTGGCGGCGATGGTGGCGCGGGGGTGACGGAGGACTCGATCGAGGGAATGGCGGTAGGCGCGCTCGAGTGCGGAGTAGAGGCGCTCGGTGCGGCGATGGAACCAGTTGTCTGCGTGGGTGCGCTCGCTGAGGAAGCGGCTGGAGAGCATGGGGGTGAGGGTGAGCGCGGAGAGGCCGGAGAGCAGGATGGAGACTGAGATGGTGACGGCGAACTCGCGAAGGAGTCGGCCGAGGACTCCGTTGAGGAAGAGGATGGGAAGGAAGACGGCGACGAGGGAGAGGGTCATGGAGAGGATGGTGAAGGCGACTTCGGCGGCTCCGTCGAGCGCGGCGGTGAGCGGGGATTTGCCCATCTCGCGATGGCGGACGATGTTCTCGAGCATGACGATGGCGTCGTCGACGATGAAGCCTACGGAGAGGGTGATGGCCATCATGGAGAACATGTCGATGGTGTAGTGGAGAAGGCGCATGGCGATGAAGGAGCCGAGGATGGAGACGGGGATGGTGGCGCTGGCGATGAGGGTGGAGGAGACGGTGCCGAGGAAGGCGAAGATGACGAAGACGACGAGAACGATGGTGAGGATGAGGGTGTGGTTGACTTCGGAGATAGAGTCGCGGACGATGTCGGCGTCGTCGGAGACTCGGCCGAAGGTTACGCCGGGAGGTAAGACGCTGCGGAGGTTTTGGACTGCGGCTTTGACTTGATCGGCGACCTCGACGGTGTTTGCGCCGGGCTGCTTCCGCACTGCGAGGATGACGCCGCGCCGACCGTTGATCCAGAAGGTATGCTTATCGTTGCTGGAGCTGTTGAAGACCTGGGCGACCTGGCTGAGGCGTAGCGGGACTCCGTTGCGGTAGGCGATGACGAGGTCGGAGAACTGGTCGGCGGTGGTGAGCTGGCTGTTGGCCTGGAGGGAGTAGTCTCTGGCCTCGCCGTAGAGGGTGCCGGTGGGCAGGCTTGCGCTGTTGGTGGTGAGGGCGGTGCGGAGTTGCTCGAGATCGAGGCCATAGGCGGCGAGGCGTGCGGGGTCGGCTTGGACGCGGATGGCAGGACGCTCGGGGCCGTAGACCTCGACCT
Encoded here:
- a CDS encoding CAP domain-containing protein, with translation MISLQKSRLRHFALATLLLSAAHLLPAQTFESSANLTVAEQYLLAAANQDRINQGLQPLRFDPVLAEASQVHAREMADHAEISHQFDGEPALAARGANAGAHFSLITENVAEAPTSVIIHNLWMHSPGHRANLLDPNVDSIGIAIVTRDHQLYAVEDFASTVQTLSLNQQERTVASVIAQSGMRVAETTAEARQTCTMSSGYAGSRQPWYIMRYTAGSLNEIPSQLKSKLASGKYHQAVVGACSVNRNGPFTAYNIAVLLYP
- a CDS encoding IS6 family transposase → MKELFAGRHFDREIIVLCVRWYLRYKLSLRDLVAMMAERGLDIAHTTIMRWVQRYVPEFEKRWNGYARRSGRSWRVDETYLKVRGRWVYLYRAVDRDGNIVDFRLSPKRDVAAAKAFFRKALRTQLRAPVSITLDGYAASHRAVREIPNEDEAWKRTKLRSSKYLNNLIEQDYRGIKSRTRPMLGFKNFDYAAITITGVELLHRIRKGQFALHRLNLKDRAAPAI
- a CDS encoding AraC family transcriptional regulator, which produces MSKRFRIPGRLATRLHELGVGASAVLQSAGLAPGLLDQPRIVVTTEELFALWRGVGVNSPNPAIGLELGTETKAEHFDPIALAALSTASFGEAMEQMARYKQLSCPEEIIHEMDDSEWSIQFRWLLADSVEPAVLTDLCFAWVLCIARHGTGTRISPLRLELARQPTHAKIFERHFGCPIVFGAVRNAIIFRSSDAALPFVTSNAELLAMLAPQFDEELKQHKGEESFPERVRAAIQRKLAGRRPKMQEIARELHISSRTLQRRLQDAGYSFQQVLEEARHQLARHYLNNSLLELNETAYLLGYEDSNSFVRAFRMWEGTPPAHWRGAQREKVLPDGRPARAAVTS
- a CDS encoding SDR family NAD(P)-dependent oxidoreductase produces the protein MSTLANKVALVTGGSRGIGAAIAKRLAADGASVVITYAKDAGAASAVVKAIELGGGKAIAIQADAADVKAVKSAVEKAVATFGQLDVLVNNAGTAIPKPFEETTQEEMDRVIDINIRGVFATTQAALKHMKDGGRIIMIGSAVGERAVAPGLVPYAATKGAVKMFTQALSREVGSRGITVNNVQPGPIDTDLNPASGDWAVPQKAATALNRYGHVEEIAAMVAFVAGPESPYITGANLTVDGGMNA
- a CDS encoding SDR family NAD(P)-dependent oxidoreductase, with product MTTLENKTALVTGASRGIGRATALALAEAGAHVLVHYGRSKQEAESLVAEIQRKGGHADAISADLGTPDGAALLAKQVHSIIGDRLDVLVLNAGISKSARIADYTVEDFDNLFAANVRGPFFLVQQLLPVLGEGSSIVAISSAVARTVVGKPGMENPSILAYASTKGALETLVKNWAAILGPRGIRVNAVAPGVIDTDMSNFTKTEAGREVTLGMQALKRIGKPEDIADAVAFMASDGARWITGASIPVDGGSKL
- a CDS encoding NAD(P)-dependent alcohol dehydrogenase, with translation MYNAKAFSAASATSPLAPTTIARRDPTETDVRIEILFCGICHSDLHQVRNEWSGVMPTVYPCVPGHEIVGRVTKTGSAVTKFKVGDLAAVGCMVDSDGTCPDCREGFEQFCPNMTLTYNFPDKHTGGVTYGGYSDSVVVDQRFVLKVPSNLNLAGVAPLLCAGITTYSPLHHWGVTKGKKVGIVGLGGLGHMGVKFAHALGAHVVLFTTSPGKKDDAIRLGADEVVVSRNADEMAKHAGSFDFILDAVSADHDINALLGLLRRDGNLCLVGAPEKPLAVSAFNLLFGRRSLSGSPIGGIAETQEMLDFCGKHNITADVEVIPIQKVNEAYERLLKSDVKYRFSIDMASLKS
- a CDS encoding TetR/AcrR family transcriptional regulator, translating into MPVFWKHGFADTSLQDLERATGVNKSGLYTEFRNKEDLFVACLRYYIESQGKRGLLTKEPLGWNNVESFLKNGPLNKGEQQGCFSINSMRELAILPNEAYGVVNDNLALVQRLLAMNIEVEKPKMAPSAIAEMVLSFFSGLCIERNLKSGKASSTRKIENFMTALRSL
- a CDS encoding oxidoreductase translates to MTKQEIQADFARAARNALDAGFDGVQILANYLYLISRFLNATTNLRKDEYGGSLESRLRFLFEIVESVMGEVEAQQVGVKISPMHEGGASGQRRDPASHRIRNSEAYAALVLETTTCEAPGEAVV